A genomic stretch from Coleofasciculus sp. FACHB-1120 includes:
- a CDS encoding phosphodiester glycosidase family protein encodes MFTKTKFLSILLVTFIAVFSIHIYLKNNLTIPQVQVKKIVNIENTVKSLCDCQSQECQFSIEFIRTDHQGNAKVKGANYVLIFDPKSPKLDFKVSLALAHEIYAKDAKGRFRKEYIPKQFHEIIADENAKLNGKRPIAAINADYIDPENKPQGLNISRGIEYSGLFKDKRSSFGISGGTEERKATIQIGKRNEKILNYNLVGGNGRFYKDGIFKDICNDLGEYACKHETSRSMAAITSKGYVIFLVNNVETDGPLYPDKFDDVLEGISKNNCLGGIQEAMLFDGGFSTAFYYNNKIYVENFNPIGSVFLIYKTE; translated from the coding sequence ATGTTTACCAAAACAAAATTTTTAAGCATATTATTAGTAACATTTATAGCTGTATTTAGCATTCATATTTATTTGAAAAATAATTTAACGATTCCTCAAGTTCAAGTAAAAAAAATAGTAAACATAGAAAATACCGTTAAGAGTTTATGCGATTGCCAAAGCCAAGAATGTCAGTTCAGCATAGAATTTATCAGAACAGATCATCAAGGGAATGCTAAGGTTAAAGGAGCAAATTATGTTCTTATTTTTGACCCCAAATCTCCAAAACTAGATTTTAAAGTCAGTTTGGCTTTAGCCCATGAAATTTATGCTAAAGATGCTAAAGGGAGATTTCGTAAAGAATATATTCCAAAACAGTTTCATGAAATCATAGCGGACGAGAATGCAAAACTAAATGGCAAAAGACCAATTGCAGCCATTAATGCGGATTATATAGATCCTGAGAATAAACCCCAAGGCTTGAACATTTCACGGGGTATAGAATATTCGGGTTTATTTAAAGATAAGCGGTCTTCCTTTGGAATTTCAGGAGGTACAGAAGAGCGAAAGGCGACCATTCAGATTGGTAAAAGAAACGAGAAAATTTTAAATTATAACTTAGTAGGCGGGAATGGGAGATTTTATAAAGATGGAATATTTAAGGATATTTGTAATGACCTGGGAGAATATGCCTGCAAACACGAAACCAGTCGCTCAATGGCAGCAATTACTTCCAAAGGCTATGTAATTTTTCTAGTGAATAACGTCGAAACGGATGGGCCATTGTATCCAGACAAGTTTGATGATGTCCTGGAAGGAATTTCTAAAAACAACTGTTTAGGAGGTATTCAAGAAGCGATGTTATTTGATGGTGGTTTTTCGACAGCTTTTTACTATAACAACAAAATCTATGTAGAAAATTTCAATCCAATTGGATCGGTATTTTTGATTTACAAAACAGAATGA
- a CDS encoding gamma-glutamylcyclotransferase, translating to MSDRIGHLKHTWVQSHHPSHLGLRLPQQQQKEPMFYYFAYGSCMCPVDLKRTFGENTHSYVIGAATLKGYRLGFYRRSALRNCGVLDMVKDPSSSVEGVLYRLPWRLSDRLDEREEVPQGGYRQEMVNVSCQEQTYTSVRTYVVVNKLAEELAPNDWYFNVVLRGALTCGLPEQYCWQLFNHMYQLQQRHWVSSVTTVRLVSGN from the coding sequence ATGAGCGATCGCATTGGACACTTGAAACACACCTGGGTACAATCTCATCATCCTTCACATCTAGGTTTGAGATTGCCACAACAGCAACAAAAAGAGCCGATGTTTTACTATTTTGCTTACGGTTCTTGTATGTGCCCGGTTGATTTAAAGCGTACATTCGGCGAGAACACCCATTCTTACGTGATTGGTGCTGCCACACTGAAAGGATATCGACTAGGATTTTATCGTCGCTCAGCGCTTCGCAACTGTGGTGTTTTAGATATGGTGAAAGATCCATCATCCTCAGTCGAAGGAGTTCTGTATCGATTACCGTGGAGATTGAGCGATCGCTTGGATGAACGCGAAGAAGTTCCTCAAGGCGGTTATCGCCAGGAAATGGTCAACGTTTCCTGCCAAGAGCAGACATATACCAGCGTTCGTACCTACGTTGTCGTTAACAAATTAGCAGAAGAACTTGCCCCCAACGACTGGTACTTCAACGTTGTCCTGCGCGGTGCCTTAACCTGCGGGCTTCCAGAACAGTATTGTTGGCAACTGTTTAACCATATGTATCAGTTACAACAGCGCCACTGGGTTTCCTCAGTCACTACAGTTCGCTTAGTTAGCGGTAATTGA
- the rdgB gene encoding RdgB/HAM1 family non-canonical purine NTP pyrophosphatase, with translation MTVLVVATGNPGKLREMQTYLSGFGWELTLKPAELEIEESGDTFMANACLKASQVAQATGEWAIADDSGLEVDALEGAPGIYSARYGKTDPDRIERLLNELGNELNREAQFVCAIAIARPDGAIALQAEGVCRGEILHSPRGTGGFGYDPIFYVPKEQMTFAEMTPELKRQWSHRGQAFKILLPQLQTLKTED, from the coding sequence ATGACTGTGTTGGTAGTAGCTACAGGAAATCCAGGCAAGCTGCGAGAGATGCAGACCTATTTAAGTGGATTTGGCTGGGAATTGACCCTGAAGCCAGCGGAACTGGAAATTGAGGAGTCAGGTGACACCTTCATGGCTAACGCTTGTCTGAAGGCATCCCAGGTGGCACAGGCGACTGGAGAGTGGGCGATCGCAGATGATTCTGGATTGGAAGTAGACGCCTTAGAGGGGGCACCCGGTATTTATTCCGCGCGTTACGGCAAAACCGACCCCGATCGAATTGAACGCCTGTTGAATGAACTTGGCAACGAACTGAATCGGGAAGCCCAATTTGTGTGCGCGATCGCGATCGCACGTCCCGATGGTGCGATCGCCCTGCAAGCCGAAGGAGTTTGTCGCGGCGAAATTCTCCACTCCCCTCGCGGTACAGGTGGATTCGGCTACGATCCGATTTTTTACGTTCCTAAAGAGCAAATGACCTTTGCGGAAATGACTCCTGAGTTGAAGCGCCAGTGGAGCCATCGAGGTCAAGCCTTCAAAATTCTTTTACCCCAGCTACAGACATTAAAGACTGAGGATTGA
- a CDS encoding P-II family nitrogen regulator, producing MKKVEAIIRPFKLDEVKIALVNAGIVGMTVSEVRGFGRQKGQTERYRGSEYTVEFLQKLKVEIVVEDSQVDMVIEKIIAAARTGEIGDGKIFVSPVEQVIRIRTGEKNLEAV from the coding sequence TTGAAAAAAGTTGAAGCGATTATCCGGCCTTTTAAACTCGACGAAGTGAAAATTGCGCTAGTCAATGCGGGAATTGTGGGAATGACCGTTTCTGAAGTCCGAGGATTTGGACGGCAGAAAGGTCAAACCGAACGTTATCGCGGTTCCGAGTACACGGTTGAGTTTCTGCAAAAACTTAAAGTAGAGATCGTTGTTGAAGATAGCCAGGTTGACATGGTGATTGAGAAAATCATTGCCGCTGCCCGAACGGGTGAAATCGGGGATGGTAAGATTTTTGTCAGCCCGGTAGAGCAGGTCATCCGAATTCGGACGGGGGAAAAGAATCTGGAAGCCGTCTAA
- a CDS encoding DUF3450 domain-containing protein encodes MMSNPSTRSPMQNAYISEQTPQSPMNTYRPSVPISVYKELSAELQAAQAMLDSLNSQNQQLAKENQQLRQEIEKVVQSALHAQQLVTSFSSGGRVEAPPPAIEPEIRTAPSASTPKRRPPQPPPLKGEPALLTEFSESLVIEQEEGRYRRPTQPERSPDVSGWWLIVVISLIVATAFGTGFLIVRPLLNNSR; translated from the coding sequence ATGATGTCTAATCCTTCGACCCGCTCCCCGATGCAAAATGCTTATATTTCCGAGCAGACTCCCCAAAGCCCGATGAATACCTACCGTCCTTCGGTACCAATTTCGGTTTACAAAGAACTCTCGGCAGAGCTACAAGCAGCACAAGCGATGCTGGACTCTTTGAATTCCCAAAATCAGCAGTTAGCCAAAGAAAATCAACAGCTGCGACAGGAAATTGAAAAAGTTGTTCAGTCAGCTTTGCACGCCCAACAGCTGGTTACTTCATTTTCCTCTGGGGGTCGAGTTGAAGCTCCCCCTCCCGCCATTGAACCGGAAATACGGACTGCACCAAGCGCCTCAACACCCAAGCGGCGTCCTCCGCAGCCTCCTCCTCTCAAAGGTGAACCAGCACTCCTAACCGAATTTTCAGAAAGCTTAGTAATCGAACAGGAAGAGGGTCGGTATCGTCGCCCAACTCAGCCAGAGCGTTCCCCAGATGTGAGTGGCTGGTGGTTAATCGTTGTCATCTCTTTAATTGTGGCGACAGCGTTTGGCACTGGCTTTTTGATTGTGCGTCCGCTGTTGAATAATAGTCGTTGA
- the thiD gene encoding bifunctional hydroxymethylpyrimidine kinase/phosphomethylpyrimidine kinase, giving the protein MTVVNPSSVPVALTIAGSDSGGGAGIQADLRTFSFHCVHGTSAITCVTAQNTLGVTRVDALPTAAIVAQIEAVVTDIGVQAAKTGMLLNREIITAVAQAVEAFKLENLVVDPVMVSRTGAQLIDNDAVATLRDVLIPKAAIVTPNRYEAQLLSGLAIHTLDDMRAAAQRIYRLGGGAAVLVKGGGMEGNLRGIDIWFDGQHLETLKTATVETTNTHGTGCTLSSAIAANLALGKDRWSAVQKAKDYVTTALKYALAIGQGQGPVGHFFPLLQSEN; this is encoded by the coding sequence ATGACCGTTGTAAACCCATCAAGCGTACCTGTTGCTCTAACGATTGCCGGTTCTGATAGCGGCGGCGGTGCTGGCATTCAAGCTGATTTAAGGACATTCTCCTTTCACTGCGTTCATGGCACCAGTGCCATTACCTGCGTGACAGCGCAAAATACGCTGGGAGTCACACGGGTGGATGCTTTACCGACAGCAGCAATTGTCGCCCAGATTGAGGCTGTGGTGACAGATATTGGTGTCCAAGCAGCTAAAACGGGGATGTTGCTGAATCGGGAGATTATTACGGCTGTCGCGCAAGCTGTGGAAGCTTTCAAACTGGAGAACTTAGTCGTCGATCCGGTCATGGTATCGCGCACGGGTGCCCAACTGATTGACAATGACGCCGTGGCAACATTGCGGGATGTCTTAATCCCCAAAGCAGCAATTGTGACCCCCAACCGCTACGAAGCTCAATTATTGAGCGGGTTAGCAATTCATACATTGGATGATATGCGGGCTGCTGCCCAACGGATTTATCGTTTGGGAGGTGGTGCAGCGGTATTAGTGAAAGGAGGCGGGATGGAGGGAAATCTACGCGGCATCGATATCTGGTTTGATGGGCAGCATCTGGAAACCTTAAAAACCGCTACCGTAGAGACGACAAACACTCACGGTACAGGGTGTACGCTCAGTAGCGCGATCGCTGCTAATCTAGCCTTGGGCAAAGATCGGTGGTCTGCGGTTCAAAAAGCAAAAGATTATGTCACCACTGCTCTAAAATACGCTTTAGCCATTGGTCAGGGTCAGGGACCCGTGGGACACTTTTTTCCTCTCCTACAATCGGAGAATTAA
- the ftsZ gene encoding cell division protein FtsZ, with translation MTLNSKPGLAHQNSNTSGNAGRSPAVDGANPFNNTVLHLGHNHDANGTPREESRSDNIVLGSVAKIKVIGVGGGGGNAVNRMIASDVSGVEFWSINTDAQSLSHSSAAKRLQMGQKLTRGLGAGGNPAIGQKAAEESRDEIAHALENTDLVFITAGMGGGTGTGAAPIVAEVAKEMGALTVGVVTRPFTFEGRRRTSQADEGIAALQGRVDTLIVIPNDKLLAVIPETMPVQDAFRVADDILRQGVQGISDIITIPGLVNVDFADVRAVMADAGSAMMGIGVGSGKSRAREAAVAAISSPLLESSIEGARGVVFNITGGSDLTLHEVNAAAETIYEVVDPNANIIFGAVIDDRMQGEVRITVIATGFSGETQSTPAARETRTTKQPPRPAPSPVPPSTPTFEPRPQQGGGLDIPEFLQRRRPQR, from the coding sequence ATGACGCTCAATAGTAAACCAGGGCTTGCCCACCAAAACTCAAATACCTCAGGGAACGCAGGTCGTTCACCCGCAGTGGACGGTGCGAATCCTTTTAATAACACCGTGTTACATTTAGGCCATAATCACGATGCTAACGGAACACCCAGGGAAGAATCTAGGAGTGACAACATCGTGCTAGGTAGCGTCGCCAAAATTAAAGTGATTGGTGTTGGTGGGGGCGGGGGCAATGCGGTGAACCGCATGATTGCCAGTGATGTCAGTGGCGTAGAGTTTTGGTCAATCAATACCGATGCCCAGTCTTTGTCTCACTCCTCGGCTGCTAAACGCTTGCAAATGGGACAGAAGTTAACGCGAGGGTTAGGTGCTGGGGGCAATCCTGCCATTGGTCAAAAGGCAGCGGAAGAATCGCGTGACGAGATCGCTCATGCCTTAGAAAACACTGACCTCGTATTCATTACCGCTGGGATGGGAGGCGGGACGGGTACGGGTGCAGCACCGATTGTGGCAGAAGTTGCCAAAGAAATGGGAGCTTTAACAGTAGGCGTTGTCACCCGTCCGTTTACCTTTGAGGGACGCCGTCGCACTTCTCAAGCAGATGAAGGCATTGCCGCTTTGCAGGGTCGGGTAGATACGCTGATCGTCATCCCCAACGATAAGCTACTGGCAGTGATTCCAGAAACCATGCCAGTTCAAGATGCCTTTCGTGTCGCCGATGATATCCTGCGTCAAGGTGTTCAAGGGATATCGGATATTATTACGATTCCCGGACTGGTCAATGTGGACTTTGCCGATGTCCGAGCCGTGATGGCAGATGCGGGATCGGCAATGATGGGGATTGGCGTGGGTTCTGGGAAATCGAGAGCTAGAGAAGCCGCCGTCGCCGCAATTTCCTCACCTTTGCTAGAGTCTTCGATTGAAGGAGCCAGAGGTGTCGTCTTTAACATTACCGGCGGTAGCGACCTGACGCTGCACGAGGTGAATGCCGCAGCCGAAACAATCTATGAAGTGGTTGATCCGAATGCGAACATCATTTTCGGGGCAGTGATTGACGATCGGATGCAAGGTGAGGTAAGAATTACCGTCATTGCGACTGGATTTAGCGGAGAAACTCAGTCCACACCGGCGGCGAGAGAAACGCGCACCACCAAACAGCCACCGCGACCCGCACCGTCACCCGTTCCGCCTTCTACCCCCACGTTTGAGCCTAGACCGCAACAAGGTGGAGGATTGGATATTCCGGAATTTCTCCAAAGACGGCGTCCGCAACGCTAG
- a CDS encoding FtsQ-type POTRA domain-containing protein → MTSIASVSQTELSQRRQKLRRQRRVKSFQAMWRVVFATGLAGGLVWVTTLPAWVIRKPEQIAIEGNKTLSITAIRSLLPLSYPQYLLRLQPQLIAEELELQPAIKEAIVTRQMLPPGLTVQVKERQPVAIALRTQTRQTATSRQKPSNSKTRSQPILMGLLDEQGVWMPLDSYTDLERTSPLPTLKIIGYRDEYRPYWSALYQAVSRSPVKVFEIDWQNPANLILKTEQGWVHFGAYTSRFTYQLTVLDRMRDLPAHFSSSEIAYIDLKNPDAPAIQMKKGNPPQKTKPL, encoded by the coding sequence ATGACAAGCATCGCATCAGTATCACAAACCGAATTGAGCCAACGGCGTCAAAAATTACGTCGCCAGCGACGGGTAAAATCTTTTCAAGCAATGTGGCGAGTGGTGTTCGCCACTGGTTTAGCAGGTGGGTTAGTTTGGGTAACGACTTTACCCGCCTGGGTGATCCGCAAGCCCGAGCAAATTGCCATTGAAGGTAATAAAACGCTATCAATCACAGCGATTCGGTCACTGCTGCCCCTCTCTTACCCTCAGTATTTGCTGCGGCTCCAGCCGCAACTCATCGCCGAAGAGTTGGAATTACAACCTGCGATCAAGGAAGCCATCGTTACCCGGCAAATGTTGCCCCCAGGACTAACCGTACAAGTCAAGGAACGACAGCCAGTTGCGATCGCCCTCCGCACGCAGACGCGCCAGACTGCTACTTCCCGCCAAAAACCCTCAAATAGTAAAACGCGATCGCAGCCTATCTTGATGGGGTTGTTAGACGAACAAGGCGTCTGGATGCCTTTAGACAGCTACACCGATCTGGAGCGCACCAGCCCCTTGCCGACCTTAAAAATCATTGGCTACCGGGATGAATATCGCCCCTACTGGTCGGCACTTTACCAAGCCGTCAGCCGTAGTCCAGTCAAAGTGTTTGAGATTGATTGGCAAAATCCAGCCAATTTAATTCTAAAAACCGAGCAAGGATGGGTACATTTTGGGGCTTACACTTCTCGGTTTACCTATCAGCTCACCGTCCTCGATCGAATGAGAGATTTGCCAGCCCATTTTTCCAGCAGCGAGATTGCCTATATTGATCTCAAAAACCCCGATGCCCCAGCAATTCAAATGAAAAAAGGCAACCCTCCCCAAAAAACCAAACCTTTATAA
- a CDS encoding P-loop NTPase fold protein → MKLDLERFYKACNPAKTLIFSRAEDRPYYIDFSSVRGGKIIEAVGRTIARISPDDPTSQLFTGHIGCGKSTELFRLKAELERQQFHVVYFESSQELDMANIDISDILLAIARQVSESLEEIQIRLKPSYFSNLFNEIKDILQTPIDVSAEAQLSVGIGKITAKTKDSPKLRDQLRQYLEPRTEGFLKAINEEILKRANEELKRRGQKGLVVIIDNLDRVDPRTMPSGGTLPEYLFIDRGAQLRRLSCHVVYTIPLSLIFSNDYEALKNRLGGGVAPKVLPMVPVRNRDGRDCEAGMTLLRKMVMVRAFPEANEQQHLELMTKVFDASETLDRLCRVSGGHVRNLLGLLYSCLQQEDPPFSRACLENVIKEYRDDLALAIDEEEWDLLFRVVQQQNVKGDKEYQTLLRSMFVFEYRDENGRWFGLNPALMETPKFKSLVALHPLEA, encoded by the coding sequence ATGAAATTGGATTTGGAGAGATTCTATAAGGCTTGTAACCCTGCGAAGACCCTAATCTTCTCTAGGGCGGAAGATCGTCCCTACTATATCGATTTCTCATCGGTGCGAGGTGGCAAAATCATTGAGGCAGTAGGGCGAACCATTGCCCGGATTTCACCCGACGATCCCACCAGCCAGCTATTTACCGGACACATCGGCTGTGGGAAATCTACAGAGCTATTTCGCTTGAAAGCTGAGTTAGAACGGCAGCAATTTCATGTGGTTTATTTCGAGTCCAGTCAAGAATTAGACATGGCGAATATCGATATCAGCGATATTTTGCTTGCGATCGCGCGTCAAGTCAGTGAAAGCCTGGAAGAAATTCAGATTCGACTCAAACCGAGTTACTTTTCTAATCTTTTCAACGAGATCAAAGACATCTTGCAGACTCCGATTGATGTCTCCGCTGAAGCCCAATTGTCGGTCGGGATTGGCAAAATTACTGCCAAAACCAAAGATAGTCCTAAGCTTCGGGATCAGTTGCGGCAGTACCTAGAACCCCGCACCGAAGGCTTTTTAAAAGCGATCAATGAAGAAATCCTGAAACGGGCGAACGAAGAACTCAAGCGACGCGGTCAAAAAGGCTTGGTGGTGATTATCGATAACCTGGATCGGGTCGATCCTCGAACCATGCCTTCGGGAGGCACTCTGCCAGAATACCTGTTTATCGACCGGGGCGCACAGTTACGTCGCTTGAGTTGCCATGTCGTTTACACGATCCCCTTATCCTTAATTTTCTCCAACGATTACGAAGCTTTGAAGAATCGTTTGGGGGGTGGGGTTGCTCCCAAAGTGTTGCCAATGGTGCCGGTGCGAAACCGAGATGGTCGGGATTGCGAGGCAGGAATGACGTTGCTGCGAAAGATGGTGATGGTACGAGCCTTCCCAGAAGCGAACGAACAGCAGCACCTGGAGCTAATGACCAAGGTTTTTGATGCGTCTGAAACGCTGGATCGGTTGTGCCGGGTCAGTGGTGGTCATGTGCGGAACTTACTGGGATTGCTTTACAGCTGTCTTCAGCAAGAAGATCCACCGTTCTCCCGTGCTTGTTTGGAGAATGTGATCAAAGAATACCGCGATGATTTGGCGCTGGCGATTGACGAAGAGGAGTGGGATTTGTTGTTTCGGGTGGTGCAGCAGCAAAATGTGAAGGGCGATAAAGAATATCAGACGCTGCTCAGAAGTATGTTTGTCTTTGAATATCGGGATGAGAATGGGCGCTGGTTTGGGCTGAATCCGGCTTTGATGGAGACGCCAAAATTCAAGTCTTTAGTGGCTCTTCACCCCTTAGAAGCGTGA
- the glyS gene encoding glycine--tRNA ligase subunit beta, which produces MSTFLLEVGTEELPASFVNDAIAQWRSRIPASLAENSLAHEAIEVYATPRRLAVLIKGLPTQQPDREEEVKGPPAQAAFKDGQPTKAAEGFARKLGVELKALEIRPTDKGDFVFVRQTIPGRPTAEILTQLVSQWIFGLEGKRLMRWGDGDIKFPRPIEWLVALLNDAVLPIELVNGSETIKSDRITRAHRVLHPESVTISQADDYVDSLRSASVEVNPESRQTKIQEQVQAAAQKMDGYTEIYPDLLQEVTHLVEFPTAVVGKFDSEFLSLPTEVITTVMVTHQRYFPVFKAEQYKELLPYFITISNGDPAKSDIIAEGNARVIRARLADGQYFYKADLSQSLENYLPQLEKVTFQESLGSVREKVERLVKIAGHINEQLQLGGDERDNIERATLLCKADLVTQMVGEFPELQGIMGQKYALASGEPEAVATAIIEHYLPRGAGDSLPQTITGQVVALADRLDTLVSIFGLGMLPTGSSDPFALRRAANAVINITWAADLPINLHQLLQKIVADFVAKYPKTKSEELVRQLQEFFLQRIRNLLQDERNTDYDLVNAVLGENDPEYTERALKDLLDVRDRALFLQTIRNNGKLNEIYETVNRSTRLAAQGDLDKAQLEPETVVSPELFQKASEQAFYDALVQIVPQTQASQEQRNYQLLVDGLAQIAPTVSTFFDGAESVLVMDADPNIKRNRLNILGLLRNHARVLADFGAIVKS; this is translated from the coding sequence ATGAGTACATTTTTATTAGAAGTCGGTACAGAAGAATTACCTGCAAGCTTTGTGAATGATGCGATCGCGCAATGGCGATCGCGCATTCCTGCCAGTCTCGCCGAAAATAGCTTGGCTCATGAGGCGATTGAAGTTTATGCCACACCCAGACGCCTCGCAGTGCTGATAAAAGGGTTGCCCACTCAGCAACCGGATCGAGAAGAAGAAGTCAAAGGGCCACCCGCACAGGCGGCGTTTAAAGATGGGCAACCAACAAAAGCGGCAGAAGGGTTTGCGCGGAAGCTCGGTGTAGAACTCAAAGCTTTAGAAATTCGCCCCACCGATAAAGGTGATTTTGTCTTTGTCCGCCAAACTATCCCCGGACGCCCAACGGCTGAAATTCTCACTCAGTTGGTTTCCCAGTGGATTTTTGGATTAGAAGGCAAGCGGTTGATGCGCTGGGGGGATGGGGACATCAAGTTTCCGCGACCGATTGAGTGGTTGGTGGCTTTATTAAATGATGCCGTACTGCCGATAGAGTTAGTCAATGGTTCCGAGACGATTAAGAGCGATCGCATTACACGCGCTCATCGGGTTTTGCATCCCGAATCTGTGACGATTTCTCAGGCAGATGATTATGTCGATTCTCTGCGTTCTGCTTCGGTGGAAGTGAATCCAGAATCGCGTCAAACCAAAATTCAAGAGCAAGTCCAGGCTGCGGCTCAAAAGATGGATGGTTACACCGAAATCTATCCAGATTTGCTGCAAGAAGTCACTCATTTAGTGGAGTTTCCCACAGCAGTTGTCGGAAAATTTGATTCTGAGTTCTTGAGCCTCCCGACTGAAGTGATTACCACGGTCATGGTAACTCACCAGCGTTATTTTCCGGTTTTTAAAGCTGAACAATATAAAGAGTTACTTCCCTATTTCATCACAATATCTAATGGCGATCCGGCGAAGTCAGATATCATTGCCGAAGGGAATGCACGAGTGATTCGGGCACGATTAGCGGATGGTCAGTATTTTTATAAAGCTGACTTGTCTCAATCTTTAGAGAACTATTTACCCCAACTGGAAAAAGTAACCTTTCAAGAATCTTTAGGGTCAGTTCGTGAAAAAGTTGAGCGGTTGGTTAAAATTGCTGGTCACATTAACGAGCAACTGCAATTAGGCGGAGATGAAAGGGACAATATCGAACGAGCTACCTTGTTATGTAAAGCGGATCTCGTGACTCAAATGGTGGGAGAATTCCCGGAATTGCAAGGCATCATGGGACAGAAATATGCCTTGGCAAGTGGCGAACCGGAGGCTGTGGCAACCGCAATTATTGAGCATTATTTGCCGCGAGGTGCAGGAGATTCTTTACCCCAAACGATAACGGGGCAAGTTGTCGCTTTAGCAGATAGGTTGGATACTTTGGTCAGTATCTTTGGGTTGGGAATGCTGCCTACAGGTTCTTCCGATCCCTTTGCGTTACGACGCGCGGCAAATGCAGTGATTAATATCACTTGGGCAGCAGATTTACCGATTAATTTGCATCAATTGCTGCAAAAAATTGTTGCTGATTTTGTTGCTAAGTATCCTAAGACAAAATCGGAGGAATTAGTGCGGCAATTGCAGGAATTCTTCTTGCAACGCATCCGCAATCTACTCCAAGATGAGCGAAATACTGATTATGACTTGGTGAATGCAGTTCTAGGAGAAAACGATCCGGAGTATACAGAACGAGCGTTAAAAGATTTATTGGATGTACGCGATCGCGCTTTATTCCTCCAGACAATTCGCAATAATGGCAAGCTGAATGAAATCTACGAAACGGTCAACCGTTCGACTCGTTTAGCTGCCCAAGGCGATTTAGATAAAGCTCAGTTGGAACCAGAGACGGTGGTGAGTCCAGAACTATTTCAGAAAGCATCAGAGCAAGCTTTTTATGATGCTTTAGTGCAAATAGTTCCGCAAACTCAAGCATCTCAAGAACAGAGAAATTATCAACTATTAGTGGATGGTTTGGCGCAGATTGCTCCGACTGTTAGCACTTTCTTTGATGGTGCTGAAAGTGTTTTGGTAATGGATGCCGATCCCAATATCAAGCGCAATCGGTTGAATATCCTGGGTTTGCTCCGGAATCATGCCCGTGTGTTGGCTGATTTTGGCGCGATTGTGAAGAGTTAG